From the Candidatus Saccharibacteria bacterium genome, the window CAGCCGGCGATGATATTGAGTTTCTTGAGTGACCGCGCGGTTATTTTCTTCATAGAATAAATGTAGCATATAACGCTATAAAATCATGCGCCGCACCCGGAATACCCTTGTGGCAAGTAGCTCAAGAGAACGCTGCGCGGGAACAACCCCATTTTTCCCAACAAGAATTAGCTAAAAAACATCTTCGATGTAAATAGTAAATTTACACCTATCTCCGGTCGATATTTTAGCCCTTTTTCGTACATCTTGCTTTATGGGAAGTAGGTAAGAACCTGTTTTTCTGTCTGGGAATATCGATGTAAACCATTCGGTATCGTTTACTGCTGCCCGTACTCGTATTGAGCCGAAACCCCTTTTCGGTGATGTACTTGTAACCAGCTTTATGTCCTGGGCAATCTTTGCGGGAAGGGTGGCAAAAACCCATGCTCCTTCTCCTGGGTAAAGCCATAGTTCAGAACTGAACGCAAATTGCATAGTTTTATGATATCAAAAGCTATCTCCACAGAAGCCATAGATTAATGAATGGCAAAGTGGTAAGAGGCTCTTTAACCCGCGCCGCTACCTATCTCCCATGAAAGTCGGAAAGGAGGGACTCACCGGCACGGCAGCTTTGTTAGTGAGGTCATTTCTCTCCAAAGAAAAACACCCCATCCTTGGGGAGGGGGTGTTTTTCTTTGGAGGGTCAGGAGGGACTTGAACCCTCGACATTCTGCTTAAGAGGCAGACGCTCTAACCAGCTGAGCTACTGACCCGGGTAGTGTTACACCTTTTTAATACGGGTTTAACAGGCGAAAGTGTACCAAAATACCTCTGTTTTGGCAAGAGTACGCCACGACTGATACAATGAGTGACATGAAATTACTCAATGGCCTCGAATTAGCAGGGTTTATCAAAGAGCGGCAGGCAAAAGATGTCCGGCGCGTCAAGCAAACAATGGGCGTGCAGCCCAAGCTGGCCATAGTCTACACTCTCGAACACGGCCCCAGCCTAACCT encodes:
- a CDS encoding DUF1905 domain-containing protein, encoding MQFAFSSELWLYPGEGAWVFATLPAKIAQDIKLVTSTSPKRGFGSIRVRAAVNDTEWFTSIFPDRKTGSYLLPIKQDVRKRAKISTGDRCKFTIYIEDVF